The following proteins come from a genomic window of Geomonas sp. RF6:
- a CDS encoding sugar phosphate isomerase/epimerase family protein, with translation MPRVFVHVPYTQLSLHLPFILENGINPEIFFSGEALEGLVRQEFLSIAQELKSAGLSCTIHAPFMDLNPGSLERLVREATMLRFGQVLDAASVLEPEVIVFHPGFDRWRYGEATDKWREHSVGVWQVVLEHAKRIGATVAIENIFEEEPSTLKSLFEEVEDPRFRHCFDVGHWNLFKKVGMEEWFEALGDRIAEVHIHDNSGLKDEHLPIGEGGIDFELFFSLMQRYAPHAAYTIEAHSREKVQRALAALKKYLPYS, from the coding sequence ATGCCTAGAGTTTTCGTTCACGTCCCGTACACGCAGCTGTCGCTGCATCTCCCCTTCATCCTGGAAAACGGCATCAACCCCGAGATCTTCTTTTCCGGCGAGGCACTGGAAGGGCTGGTGCGCCAGGAGTTCCTCTCCATCGCCCAGGAGTTGAAGAGCGCGGGTCTGTCCTGTACCATTCACGCCCCCTTCATGGACCTGAATCCCGGATCGCTGGAGCGCCTCGTGCGCGAGGCCACCATGCTCCGCTTCGGGCAGGTGCTCGACGCGGCCTCGGTGCTGGAGCCGGAGGTCATCGTCTTCCACCCCGGTTTCGACCGGTGGCGCTACGGGGAGGCGACGGACAAGTGGCGCGAGCACAGCGTGGGGGTCTGGCAGGTGGTCCTGGAGCACGCGAAACGGATCGGGGCGACGGTGGCGATCGAAAACATCTTCGAGGAGGAGCCCTCGACGCTGAAGTCACTTTTCGAGGAGGTGGAGGATCCGAGATTCCGCCACTGCTTCGATGTCGGGCACTGGAACCTTTTCAAGAAGGTCGGGATGGAGGAGTGGTTCGAGGCGCTGGGAGATCGGATAGCGGAGGTGCACATCCACGACAACAGCGGCCTCAAAGACGAGCACCTGCCGATAGGGGAGGGGGGGATCGATTTCGAGCTCTTCTTTTCCCTCATGCAGCGCTACGCACCGCACGCAGCCTACACCATCGAGGCGCACAGCCGCGAAAAGGTGCAGCGGGCGCTCGCCGCTCTGAAGAAGTACCTCCCGTACAGCTAG
- a CDS encoding DUF2127 domain-containing protein, with protein MTGTGNNLNGLRLVAVFEALKGALVLLVGCGLLAFIHKDLHDAAEQLVRALHFNPARHYPRVFIDATANISNTELWVLSLSAFLYSAVRFAEAYGLWLKLQWAEWFGLLSGGIYIPVEMYEVARELTWARVAVLTVNTLIVLYLAYILLRSRGSHRRRDD; from the coding sequence ATGACCGGCACGGGGAACAATCTCAATGGTCTGCGTCTGGTGGCGGTCTTCGAGGCGCTGAAAGGGGCGCTGGTGCTCCTTGTGGGGTGCGGACTCCTCGCTTTCATCCACAAGGACCTGCATGACGCGGCGGAGCAACTGGTGCGGGCCCTCCACTTCAACCCGGCGCGTCACTACCCGCGCGTCTTCATCGACGCCACCGCCAACATCAGCAATACCGAGCTCTGGGTACTCTCCCTCTCCGCCTTTCTCTACTCCGCGGTGCGCTTTGCGGAGGCGTACGGCTTGTGGCTGAAGCTCCAGTGGGCAGAGTGGTTCGGCCTTTTGAGCGGCGGCATCTATATTCCGGTGGAGATGTACGAGGTGGCGCGGGAGCTCACCTGGGCGCGCGTCGCCGTCCTCACCGTCAACACCCTCATCGTTTTGTACCTCGCCTATATACTTCTCCGGTCCCGCGGCAGCCACCGCAGAAGGGACGACTAG
- a CDS encoding putative quinol monooxygenase: MITVVASLKVAPGKRAEFLPIFKSYAEIVRTEKGCVEYAPGVDIDANLPVQQFDENVVTLVERWHSVDDLVAHLNAPAMQSFKAQVDNLLEDLSVKVLQTA; encoded by the coding sequence ATGATTACCGTAGTCGCTTCACTGAAAGTAGCTCCCGGCAAGCGCGCTGAATTCCTCCCCATTTTCAAGTCCTATGCCGAAATCGTTCGCACCGAGAAAGGGTGCGTCGAGTACGCCCCCGGCGTCGACATCGACGCGAACCTCCCGGTACAGCAGTTCGACGAGAACGTGGTGACGCTCGTGGAGCGGTGGCACAGTGTGGACGACCTCGTGGCGCACCTGAACGCCCCGGCCATGCAGTCGTTCAAGGCGCAGGTGGACAACCTGCTGGAGGACCTGTCGGTCAAGGTGCTGCAGACGGCCTAG
- a CDS encoding DMT family protein — MRTILLLLLSNVFMTFAWYAHLKNLRAAPWYIAVLASWGLAFFEYLLQVPANRAGYGTFNLGQLKIIQEVITLSVFIPFAVLYMGQQMKLDYLWAACCLGGAVFFIFRS; from the coding sequence ATGAGAACAATCCTGCTGCTACTCCTCTCCAACGTCTTCATGACCTTTGCCTGGTATGCCCACCTGAAAAACCTCCGCGCCGCCCCCTGGTACATCGCGGTCCTGGCCAGCTGGGGGCTCGCCTTTTTCGAGTACCTGCTGCAGGTCCCCGCCAACCGCGCGGGGTACGGGACCTTCAACCTCGGGCAGCTGAAGATCATCCAGGAAGTCATCACCCTCTCCGTCTTCATCCCCTTCGCGGTCCTCTACATGGGGCAGCAGATGAAGCTCGACTACCTCTGGGCCGCCTGCTGCCTTGGGGGCGCGGTATTTTTTATCTTCCGGAGCTAG
- a CDS encoding glyceraldehyde-3-phosphate dehydrogenase — MNNEKQHVYLREWHRQEELAEQMLPMIGQLYRDKNVMMSVYGRSLVNATTIDILKAHRFARMILDDELSVVETFPLLEAICSLDLAPARIDLGRLTVRYLEHEGKVAVEEFVKQELATVNTGRQAILDEPQDVVLYGFGRIGRLLARILIEKAGSGEKLRLRAAVVRKGSEDDLLKRASLLRRDSVHGPFNGIITIDEEENAIIANGNMIRIIYSDSPETVDYTQYGIRNAIVVDNTGKWRDREGLSRHLKANGVSQVLLTAPGKGDIPNIVAGINNNLVQPEEKIYSAASCTTNAIVPVLKALHDRFGVVSGHVETCHSYTNDQNLIDNYHKADRRGRSAPLNMVITETGAAKAVAKVLPELAGKLSGNAIRVPTPNVSLAILNLELDKATDKATLNSYLRSISLDSPLQNQVDYTNSPDVVSSDYVGSRHACIVDSLATIVEGNRCVLYVWYDNEFGYSCQVVRLVQDMAGLEWPTLPQ; from the coding sequence ATGAACAACGAGAAGCAGCATGTCTATCTGAGGGAGTGGCATCGCCAGGAAGAATTGGCAGAGCAGATGCTGCCGATGATCGGTCAACTCTACCGTGACAAGAACGTCATGATGTCGGTGTACGGCCGGTCCCTGGTAAACGCGACCACCATAGACATTCTAAAGGCACACCGTTTTGCTCGCATGATCCTCGACGATGAACTGTCGGTAGTGGAAACCTTCCCCCTGCTGGAAGCAATCTGCTCCCTCGATCTTGCACCCGCCCGTATCGACCTTGGCCGTCTCACCGTGCGTTACCTGGAGCACGAAGGGAAAGTTGCCGTTGAGGAGTTCGTGAAGCAGGAGCTTGCGACGGTGAACACCGGCCGCCAGGCGATCCTCGACGAGCCGCAGGACGTGGTTCTTTACGGTTTTGGCCGCATCGGCCGCCTGCTCGCGCGCATCCTCATCGAGAAGGCGGGCAGCGGGGAGAAACTGCGTCTGCGCGCCGCGGTGGTGCGCAAGGGGAGTGAGGACGACCTGCTGAAGAGGGCGAGCCTTCTGCGCCGCGACTCCGTGCACGGCCCCTTCAACGGCATCATCACCATCGACGAGGAAGAAAACGCGATCATCGCCAACGGCAACATGATCCGCATCATCTACTCCGATTCCCCGGAGACCGTCGACTACACCCAGTACGGCATCCGCAACGCCATCGTCGTTGACAATACCGGCAAGTGGCGCGACAGGGAAGGGCTCAGCAGGCATCTGAAAGCCAACGGCGTTTCCCAGGTACTCCTCACCGCTCCGGGGAAGGGGGACATCCCCAACATCGTGGCGGGGATCAACAACAACCTGGTCCAGCCTGAGGAAAAGATCTACTCCGCGGCAAGCTGCACCACCAACGCCATCGTGCCGGTGCTGAAGGCGCTGCACGACCGTTTCGGCGTGGTGAGCGGGCATGTGGAGACCTGCCACTCCTACACCAACGACCAGAACCTCATCGACAACTACCACAAGGCCGATCGCCGCGGGCGCAGCGCCCCGCTCAACATGGTCATCACCGAGACCGGTGCCGCCAAGGCCGTCGCGAAGGTTCTCCCGGAACTTGCCGGGAAGCTCAGCGGCAATGCGATTCGCGTCCCGACCCCGAACGTGTCGCTGGCGATCCTCAACCTGGAGTTGGACAAGGCGACCGACAAGGCGACGCTGAACAGCTACCTGCGCAGCATCTCGCTCGACTCCCCGCTGCAGAACCAGGTGGACTACACGAACTCCCCCGACGTCGTCTCCAGCGACTATGTCGGGTCGCGCCACGCCTGCATCGTCGACTCCCTCGCCACCATCGTGGAAGGGAACCGCTGCGTGCTCTACGTCTGGTACGACAACGAATTCGGCTACAGCTGCCAGGTTGTACGCCTGGTTCAGGACATGGCCGGCCTCGAGTGGCCGACCCTGCCGCAGTGA
- a CDS encoding CheR family methyltransferase, with amino-acid sequence MKGFENYLEYLRHHPAEMAGLADLMHITMTRFFRDGDCWRTLADTWLPALIAEKGKGSVVRAWSAGCCGGEEPYTLAMIWLDKMSSEGGIEITASDIDEASLSRAKEGCYEKGSLREVPPEYLDRFFTKQKTRFCVKKDVTSLVRFERRNIMTDPGPTSIDLVFCRYLVFTYYRGERLRAAAQRLSTALRPGGLLMIGKKEELAEEALEYFCPVPGERFLFRKR; translated from the coding sequence ATGAAGGGGTTCGAGAACTATCTCGAATACCTGCGGCACCACCCGGCCGAAATGGCGGGGCTCGCCGATCTCATGCACATCACAATGACCCGTTTTTTCCGCGACGGCGACTGCTGGCGCACCCTCGCCGACACCTGGCTCCCTGCTCTTATCGCAGAGAAAGGAAAGGGGAGCGTCGTGCGCGCGTGGAGCGCCGGTTGCTGCGGCGGCGAGGAGCCGTACACATTGGCGATGATCTGGTTGGACAAGATGAGCAGCGAAGGTGGCATCGAAATAACGGCAAGCGACATCGACGAGGCGAGCCTGTCGAGGGCGAAGGAGGGGTGCTACGAGAAGGGGTCGCTGCGTGAAGTTCCGCCCGAGTATCTCGACCGCTTTTTCACAAAGCAGAAGACCCGCTTCTGCGTCAAAAAAGATGTCACCTCCCTCGTCAGATTTGAGAGGCGCAACATCATGACGGATCCGGGCCCTACCTCCATCGATCTCGTCTTCTGCCGCTACCTCGTCTTCACCTACTATCGCGGCGAGCGGCTACGCGCTGCAGCGCAGAGGCTCTCCACTGCTCTGCGGCCGGGGGGGCTGCTGATGATCGGGAAAAAGGAAGAATTGGCGGAGGAGGCTTTGGAGTACTTCTGCCCGGTGCCCGGGGAGCGGTTCCTGTTCCGCAAGCGGTGA
- a CDS encoding HDOD domain-containing protein, with the protein MKDVLEGDIAYMSVPDLLQYIDLKRKSCTVSIINEGVGTSLYLDRGKIFFASSEKKGLRFGEFLVRSGLLSESQSATALEESRKAGKRFTEYLIESGAVSCRLLHAAFFELADLILMEVFKYRSGFFSVTDPVPDAVVEGPIRLQADLDVASIQRLEQRERERHERRKSLEKIKERIRKGDFHLPALPDMIMHLLAVVEDEKSTFNDMVRTIMTDQVLVSRVLKVANSPLYAAGERIDSIHLALARMGMRSILNIAIAFKMNALSVPGAPQAKLQGVLDDAIKTAFVASGLARGARLDPEEAFLGGLMHDLGKTVIFSLAPAALIDDPVFEELVAEMHGEIGALIARKWHYPDSIGDVILHHHDCRYAGKIDRVVGVVQLADLLVQHGVEEKECQELSAELSLWPEDVREVYQQAMESFRQTKGF; encoded by the coding sequence ATGAAAGATGTGCTCGAAGGCGACATTGCCTACATGTCGGTTCCCGATCTTCTTCAGTATATAGACCTGAAGCGGAAGTCGTGCACCGTCAGCATCATAAATGAAGGGGTGGGGACTTCCCTCTACCTCGACCGCGGCAAGATTTTCTTCGCCTCTTCGGAGAAGAAGGGGCTGCGTTTCGGTGAGTTCCTGGTGCGTTCGGGGCTCCTCTCCGAGTCGCAGTCGGCAACGGCGCTGGAGGAGAGCCGGAAAGCGGGGAAACGCTTCACCGAATACCTCATCGAGAGCGGGGCCGTGTCGTGCCGGCTTTTGCACGCAGCTTTCTTTGAACTTGCCGACCTCATCCTCATGGAGGTCTTCAAGTACCGCTCCGGCTTCTTCTCTGTTACCGATCCAGTTCCCGATGCCGTCGTCGAAGGGCCGATACGCCTCCAGGCAGACCTCGATGTTGCCTCCATCCAGCGGCTCGAGCAGCGCGAGCGGGAGCGCCATGAGAGGCGCAAGTCGCTGGAAAAGATCAAGGAGAGGATACGAAAAGGCGATTTTCACCTCCCGGCCCTTCCGGACATGATCATGCACCTGCTCGCTGTGGTGGAGGACGAGAAGTCCACCTTCAACGACATGGTGCGCACCATCATGACCGATCAGGTGCTGGTATCCCGCGTGCTGAAAGTGGCCAATTCTCCCCTGTATGCTGCGGGGGAGCGGATCGACTCCATCCATCTCGCGCTGGCCCGCATGGGTATGCGCTCGATCCTCAATATCGCCATCGCCTTCAAGATGAACGCGCTGTCGGTGCCGGGCGCGCCGCAGGCGAAGCTGCAGGGTGTGCTGGATGACGCCATAAAGACCGCCTTTGTGGCGAGCGGGCTCGCCCGGGGCGCAAGGCTCGACCCGGAGGAAGCATTTCTCGGCGGTCTCATGCATGATCTGGGGAAGACGGTGATCTTCAGCCTGGCCCCCGCAGCACTGATCGACGATCCGGTTTTCGAGGAGCTGGTGGCGGAGATGCATGGAGAGATCGGTGCGCTGATAGCGCGGAAGTGGCACTACCCGGACTCCATCGGCGACGTCATCCTGCACCACCACGACTGCAGGTATGCGGGGAAGATTGATAGGGTGGTCGGGGTCGTGCAGCTGGCGGATCTTTTGGTCCAGCATGGGGTGGAGGAGAAGGAGTGTCAGGAGCTGTCGGCGGAGCTCTCGCTCTGGCCGGAGGATGTCAGGGAGGTGTATCAGCAGGCAATGGAGTCATTCAGGCAGACGAAGGGGTTTTGA
- a CDS encoding cysteine hydrolase family protein, with protein MKTALLLIDIQNDYFPGGRMELSGAEEAGARAGEALAHFRSQRLPVVHIQHISNRPGATFFLPDTDGAGIHSCVAPLPGEAVLQKHFPNSFRETALLEHLRQLGVERLAIAGMMTSMCVDATARAAFDLGFKNVLLHDAMATRDLLFGGRVVPAADVHGAFLAALGSVYGELKAVAEFLEK; from the coding sequence GTGAAAACAGCTTTGCTCCTGATCGACATCCAGAACGACTACTTTCCCGGCGGCAGGATGGAGCTTTCCGGCGCCGAAGAGGCCGGAGCGCGCGCCGGTGAAGCGCTGGCGCACTTTCGCAGCCAGCGGCTTCCTGTGGTTCACATCCAGCATATCTCCAACCGCCCCGGCGCCACCTTCTTCCTTCCCGACACCGACGGAGCCGGCATCCACAGTTGCGTTGCACCCCTTCCGGGGGAAGCGGTGCTGCAGAAGCACTTCCCGAACAGCTTTCGTGAGACCGCCCTCCTCGAGCACCTGCGCCAGCTCGGAGTCGAGCGCCTTGCCATCGCGGGGATGATGACCTCCATGTGTGTCGACGCCACCGCCAGGGCGGCGTTCGATCTCGGCTTCAAGAACGTCCTCCTGCACGACGCGATGGCGACTCGCGACCTCCTCTTCGGAGGGAGAGTCGTTCCCGCAGCCGATGTGCATGGTGCATTCCTGGCAGCGCTCGGCAGTGTGTACGGCGAACTGAAGGCGGTTGCGGAGTTTTTGGAGAAGTGA
- the radC gene encoding RadC family protein, producing the protein MSGGIKNWPESEKPREKMMQHGADVLSEAELLALIIGTGDSATGRSALDLGRDLLERFRSLRELAEASCRELCTVKGMGPAKSTSVKAALQLAKRFKDKPLESFERFTGAQQVFEHMHHQFRDRKKEYFLALLLDGKNRIIRRVQISVGSLNQSIVHPREVFNVAVRESAAAMILMHNHPTGDPTPSREDQEITRRLCEAGDLMGIKVIDHIIIGDGEKAYYSFTENGAM; encoded by the coding sequence ATGAGCGGCGGAATCAAGAACTGGCCCGAGTCGGAGAAACCGCGGGAAAAGATGATGCAGCACGGGGCAGATGTCCTCTCGGAGGCGGAACTCCTCGCCCTCATCATCGGCACAGGGGACTCGGCGACCGGCAGGAGCGCGCTCGACCTCGGACGCGATCTGCTGGAGCGATTCCGTTCCCTGCGTGAGCTTGCCGAGGCGAGCTGCAGAGAGCTCTGCACCGTGAAGGGGATGGGCCCGGCGAAGTCCACCAGCGTGAAGGCTGCGCTCCAGCTCGCCAAGAGGTTCAAGGACAAGCCGCTGGAGAGCTTCGAAAGGTTCACGGGCGCGCAGCAGGTCTTCGAGCACATGCACCACCAGTTCAGGGACCGCAAGAAGGAGTACTTCCTGGCGCTTCTCCTTGACGGCAAGAACCGGATCATCAGGAGGGTGCAGATCTCGGTCGGATCCCTGAACCAGAGCATCGTCCATCCGCGCGAGGTCTTCAACGTGGCGGTGCGGGAGTCGGCAGCAGCGATGATCCTCATGCACAACCACCCGACCGGCGACCCGACCCCCAGCCGCGAGGATCAGGAAATCACCCGCAGGTTGTGCGAAGCCGGAGATCTCATGGGTATCAAGGTCATCGACCACATCATCATCGGGGACGGTGAAAAGGCATACTACAGCTTCACCGAAAATGGCGCCATGTAG
- a CDS encoding undecaprenyl-diphosphate phosphatase — protein sequence MTGLEAIILGIVEGLSEFLPISSTGHLILASTLMKITQTDFHKVFEVTIQLGAMLAVLYLYRKQLVTRSGLYLKLAVAFLPTGIFGFTLYKFVKSMFQPSVVSYMLIAGGIAFLVVEWYLRDHRPDVPNIEALTYKQAFLIGLVQSLSMVPGVSRSGATILGGLFVGMDRKNAAEFSFLLALPTMFAATSYDIYKNIAVFHKAEWDTIAIGFATSFIFGVISIKWLVKFISHHTFVPFGIYRIIAGVLFLLLVP from the coding sequence GTGACGGGACTCGAGGCGATCATACTTGGCATTGTTGAAGGGCTGAGCGAATTTCTGCCCATCTCCTCGACGGGGCACCTCATCCTCGCCTCCACTCTCATGAAGATCACGCAGACCGACTTTCACAAGGTCTTTGAGGTCACCATCCAGCTTGGGGCGATGCTGGCGGTCCTCTATCTGTACCGCAAGCAGCTCGTCACCCGCTCCGGTCTCTACCTGAAGCTTGCTGTCGCCTTCCTTCCCACCGGGATCTTCGGTTTCACCCTGTACAAATTCGTGAAGTCGATGTTCCAGCCCTCCGTGGTGAGCTACATGCTCATAGCGGGCGGGATCGCCTTCCTGGTCGTGGAGTGGTACCTGAGGGACCACCGCCCCGACGTCCCCAACATCGAGGCGCTGACCTACAAGCAGGCATTTCTGATCGGGCTGGTGCAGAGCCTCTCCATGGTCCCGGGGGTCTCCCGCTCCGGGGCGACCATTCTCGGCGGGCTCTTTGTGGGGATGGACCGGAAGAATGCGGCCGAGTTCTCCTTTCTTCTGGCACTTCCCACCATGTTTGCGGCCACGAGCTACGACATCTACAAGAACATCGCCGTCTTCCACAAGGCGGAGTGGGACACCATCGCCATCGGCTTCGCAACCTCCTTCATCTTCGGGGTCATCAGCATAAAGTGGCTGGTCAAGTTCATCTCCCACCACACCTTCGTGCCGTTCGGCATCTACCGCATCATCGCCGGAGTCCTTTTCCTGCTGCTGGTCCCGTGA
- a CDS encoding DUF47 domain-containing protein: MFGMIPKDEKFFAMFREMSHNIVVGAELLKEMLDNFSDPVASQRKIKEIEHKGDTITHEIIKKLNKSFITPFDREDIYALSSALDDVLDLIDASATRLVMYNVERTTPESRELGFLILKGCQTIDKTVAVLGGKLEPISAYCIEVNALENEADRVCREAISRLFHEEKDPIQLIKWKEIYETLETATDKCEDAANILESVVVKNA; the protein is encoded by the coding sequence ATGTTTGGGATGATTCCGAAGGACGAGAAATTTTTTGCCATGTTCCGGGAGATGTCGCACAACATCGTCGTCGGGGCGGAGCTCCTCAAGGAGATGCTCGACAACTTCAGTGATCCGGTGGCCAGCCAGCGGAAGATCAAGGAAATCGAACACAAGGGTGACACCATCACCCACGAGATCATCAAGAAGCTTAACAAGAGTTTCATCACCCCCTTTGACCGCGAGGATATCTACGCTCTTTCCTCCGCCCTCGATGACGTCCTCGACCTGATCGACGCCTCGGCAACCAGGCTCGTCATGTACAACGTGGAGCGCACCACGCCGGAATCGCGAGAGCTCGGGTTCCTCATCCTCAAAGGGTGCCAGACCATCGACAAGACCGTGGCGGTCCTCGGCGGGAAGCTGGAGCCGATCAGCGCCTACTGCATCGAGGTGAACGCACTGGAGAACGAGGCGGACCGCGTCTGCCGCGAGGCGATCAGCCGTCTCTTCCACGAGGAGAAAGACCCGATCCAGCTCATCAAGTGGAAGGAAATCTACGAGACGCTGGAGACGGCGACGGACAAGTGCGAGGACGCCGCCAACATCCTGGAAAGCGTGGTGGTAAAAAATGCCTGA
- a CDS encoding inorganic phosphate transporter, which yields MPESTLVLMIAVIVAALAFDYINGFHDTANAIATCVSTRALSVRSAIIMAAGLNFVGAMISTKVAATIGKGIVDASTVTQMVVLAGVIGAIVWNLITWYYGLPSSSSHAIIGGLVGSVIAHAGVKALHWAGLKKIITVLIVSPLVGAFFGFLFMVIMMWIFRNSAPYGLNKGFRKLQVLSAAVMAFSHGTADAQKSMGVITMALVSYGTITTFDVPTWVKIACAIAMALGTAAGGWRIIKTVGHDFVKLQPVHGFCVETASAGVILGAAAMGLPTSTTHVITSSILGVGLSKRMSAVNWAVAYRIVCAWVITIPASAIVAFLTYTVLSPYLGR from the coding sequence ATGCCTGAGTCGACGCTCGTCCTGATGATCGCAGTGATCGTGGCAGCGCTGGCATTCGACTACATAAACGGCTTCCACGATACTGCAAATGCTATTGCAACTTGCGTATCCACCCGCGCTCTTTCGGTGCGCAGCGCCATAATCATGGCGGCAGGGCTCAATTTCGTCGGTGCCATGATTTCCACGAAGGTGGCCGCCACCATCGGGAAGGGGATCGTCGACGCCTCCACCGTGACGCAGATGGTGGTCCTCGCCGGTGTCATCGGCGCCATCGTCTGGAACCTCATCACCTGGTACTACGGGCTTCCTTCCTCGTCGTCGCACGCCATCATAGGCGGACTGGTGGGATCGGTCATCGCCCATGCGGGGGTTAAGGCGCTGCACTGGGCGGGGCTGAAGAAGATCATCACGGTCCTCATCGTCTCCCCGCTGGTCGGTGCCTTCTTCGGCTTCCTCTTCATGGTCATCATGATGTGGATCTTCCGGAACAGCGCGCCGTACGGTCTGAACAAGGGGTTCCGGAAGCTGCAGGTGCTTTCGGCCGCCGTCATGGCCTTCTCCCACGGCACCGCCGATGCGCAGAAGTCTATGGGGGTCATCACCATGGCACTGGTCAGCTACGGCACCATCACCACCTTTGACGTGCCGACCTGGGTGAAGATCGCCTGCGCCATCGCCATGGCGCTCGGAACGGCTGCTGGCGGGTGGAGGATCATCAAGACGGTGGGGCACGACTTCGTGAAGCTCCAGCCGGTGCACGGCTTCTGCGTCGAGACGGCCTCTGCCGGCGTCATCCTCGGCGCGGCCGCGATGGGACTTCCGACCAGTACCACTCACGTGATCACCTCCTCAATCCTGGGAGTCGGACTCTCCAAGAGGATGTCTGCGGTGAACTGGGCCGTCGCCTATCGCATCGTCTGCGCCTGGGTAATTACCATTCCGGCCTCGGCGATCGTCGCCTTCCTGACCTACACCGTTCTCTCTCCCTATCTGGGCAGATAG